A window of the Candidatus Ozemobacteraceae bacterium genome harbors these coding sequences:
- a CDS encoding PAS domain S-box protein yields the protein MNEERMTKACLLQEMQKLRQRIAELERQLAESCRPVPAAAQRPTAPSSPDSTNRQTRTEDDLNRSGKLLESALANTSDAVFISDAVGNFVVFNEAFASYHRFKSKEECSKRISECFGRFEVFSADGTPIFPEMCAVSRALRGERGENVEYTLRLKSTGETWTGRYNFSPIHSIDGQIIGSVVVAHDITWEKQIAEVLRESEQRLAFHTDNSPLGIIEWDMNFVVTRWSGESERIFGWKASEILGRKIMDLDMIFEDDIPHVRKVSERLSSGVSRHVFSCNRNYTKDRKIIICEWYNSVLLNDHGKMISVMSQILDITERKHTEEALRQATEDVRELAKNLRELAADSIKTEQRERRRIAALLHDHVQQLLVSGQMQVGLLRRNANHQNGATLAILESTLKEALTATTTLTIELSPPVLGKPDMNAAFSWLARYMEEKHCFKMHLVSEAKREPASFEERTFLFESVRELMLNVLKHAGVREARLVIPVEHDNRFTVIVEDDGRGFAPDSIKPGTRKGFGLFSIGERLLHLGGTILIDSAPGHGAKITISIPLKNGETANGCQSPAVEAKFDPIRVLLADDHKMIRQGLTILLQAEADIEVIGEAENGIEAIEKAHLLQPDVVILDVNMPEMDGIQAASRIAKEMPAVKVIALSVYAEEHAADVMRSAGAIAYIPKGSTLEHLFAAIRSCQKNVF from the coding sequence ATGAATGAAGAGAGAATGACGAAAGCCTGTCTTCTGCAGGAGATGCAGAAGCTTCGGCAGAGGATCGCGGAACTCGAACGGCAGCTTGCCGAATCATGCAGACCGGTCCCGGCGGCTGCGCAACGCCCCACCGCCCCGTCAAGCCCGGATTCCACCAATCGGCAGACACGAACCGAAGACGACCTGAATCGCAGCGGAAAGTTGCTGGAATCGGCCCTGGCAAACACTTCAGACGCCGTTTTCATTTCCGATGCCGTCGGGAATTTCGTCGTGTTCAACGAAGCGTTCGCCTCCTATCACCGATTCAAGAGCAAGGAAGAATGTTCGAAACGCATTTCCGAATGCTTTGGCCGCTTCGAGGTGTTCTCAGCCGACGGAACGCCGATTTTTCCGGAAATGTGTGCAGTATCGAGGGCTCTCCGGGGTGAACGCGGTGAAAACGTCGAGTATACCCTCCGCCTGAAAAGCACCGGCGAAACCTGGACGGGAAGATACAATTTCAGTCCCATCCACTCTATCGACGGCCAGATCATCGGCTCGGTGGTCGTCGCACATGATATCACCTGGGAAAAACAGATCGCTGAAGTCCTGCGCGAAAGCGAGCAGCGGTTGGCCTTCCACACCGACAACTCTCCGCTGGGTATCATCGAATGGGACATGAATTTCGTCGTGACCCGCTGGTCCGGCGAATCCGAACGGATCTTCGGCTGGAAAGCCTCTGAAATCCTCGGCAGGAAGATCATGGACCTCGACATGATTTTCGAGGATGACATTCCCCATGTCCGGAAAGTCTCTGAACGCCTCTCGAGCGGCGTTTCAAGGCACGTGTTCTCCTGCAACCGGAATTACACGAAAGACCGGAAGATCATCATCTGCGAGTGGTACAACTCCGTCCTGCTGAACGATCATGGCAAGATGATCTCGGTCATGTCCCAGATTCTGGATATAACCGAGCGGAAGCACACGGAAGAAGCATTGAGACAGGCAACCGAGGATGTCCGGGAGCTTGCGAAAAATCTCCGCGAACTCGCCGCCGATTCCATCAAGACGGAACAGCGGGAACGCCGGCGGATCGCGGCCCTGCTTCACGATCATGTCCAGCAGCTTCTCGTCAGCGGCCAGATGCAGGTCGGCCTGCTCCGCCGAAACGCCAACCATCAAAACGGCGCCACGCTCGCAATTCTCGAAAGCACGCTGAAAGAGGCCCTCACGGCGACGACCACGCTGACGATCGAACTGTCCCCCCCCGTTCTCGGCAAGCCCGACATGAACGCCGCCTTTTCCTGGCTGGCCAGGTATATGGAAGAAAAGCATTGCTTCAAAATGCATCTCGTTTCGGAAGCAAAACGCGAACCGGCATCATTCGAAGAACGGACGTTCCTGTTCGAATCCGTTCGCGAACTGATGCTGAACGTTTTGAAACATGCGGGAGTCCGGGAGGCACGACTGGTCATTCCCGTCGAACACGACAACCGGTTTACGGTCATCGTGGAGGACGACGGACGGGGATTCGCACCGGATTCGATCAAACCCGGCACAAGAAAGGGATTCGGGTTGTTCTCCATCGGCGAGCGCCTTCTGCACCTTGGAGGAACGATTCTCATAGACAGCGCTCCCGGACATGGTGCGAAGATCACGATCTCCATCCCGCTGAAAAATGGAGAAACCGCCAACGGCTGTCAAAGCCCGGCGGTTGAGGCGAAATTCGATCCGATCCGCGTTCTCCTGGCCGACGATCACAAGATGATCCGTCAGGGATTAACCATCCTACTCCAGGCGGAAGCCGACATCGAGGTGATCGGGGAAGCGGAAAACGGCATCGAGGCGATCGAGAAGGCTCATCTCCTTCAGCCCGACGTCGTCATCCTCGACGTGAACATGCCCGAGATGGACGGCATCCAGGCCGCCTCCCGCATCGCGAAGGAGATGCCCGCCGTCAAGGTCATCGCCCTCTCCGTCTACGCGGAAGAGCATGCCGCCGACGTCATGCGCAGCGCAGGAGCGATCGCATACATCCCCAAGGGCAGCACGCTGGAACACCTGTTCGCCGCCATTC